In Pseudomonadota bacterium, one DNA window encodes the following:
- a CDS encoding acyl-CoA desaturase — protein MNTRSARPWWRTLLLWIDSNSEVENPKEGIDYIRILPFIGMHLMCFGVIWVGVSPIAVAVAVALYVVRMFAITGFYHRYFSHRAFKTSRIVQFIFAVIGASSVQRGPLWWAAHHRGHHRHSDTDLDPHSPQAGFWQAHMLWFLQQENFATRQERVRDWAKFPELRALDSSDLLVPVALAVSLFFFGGWVAEQYPASGTSAAQMLIWGFFVSTVALYHGTFTINSLAHRFGSRRFKTGDTSRNNALLAILTMGEGWHNNHHRYPASARQGFYWWEYDVTYYLLRMMAAVGLIWDIRPVPERVLEQGRNGRRGQGDASQSAGDQAPGIAANHTDS, from the coding sequence ACTCGGAGGTCGAAAACCCCAAAGAGGGCATTGACTACATCCGCATCCTGCCGTTTATCGGCATGCACCTCATGTGTTTCGGCGTCATCTGGGTCGGCGTTAGCCCCATTGCGGTGGCGGTGGCGGTGGCGCTGTACGTGGTACGGATGTTCGCCATCACCGGCTTTTATCACCGCTACTTTTCGCACCGGGCGTTTAAAACCAGCCGGATCGTGCAGTTTATTTTCGCCGTCATCGGCGCCTCCTCGGTCCAGCGGGGCCCCCTGTGGTGGGCCGCTCATCACCGCGGTCATCACCGCCACAGCGATACCGACCTGGACCCGCATTCACCCCAGGCCGGCTTTTGGCAGGCGCACATGCTGTGGTTTCTCCAGCAAGAAAACTTTGCGACTCGCCAGGAACGCGTTCGCGACTGGGCGAAATTCCCCGAGCTACGCGCTTTAGACAGCTCCGATCTGCTTGTCCCGGTGGCACTGGCTGTGTCCCTGTTCTTTTTTGGAGGCTGGGTAGCCGAGCAGTACCCCGCGTCCGGGACCTCAGCCGCGCAGATGCTGATCTGGGGGTTTTTTGTGTCCACCGTCGCGCTCTACCACGGCACGTTCACCATCAACTCTCTCGCCCACCGCTTCGGCAGCCGACGCTTTAAGACCGGCGATACCTCGCGGAACAACGCGCTGCTGGCGATCCTGACCATGGGTGAAGGCTGGCACAACAATCATCATCGCTATCCGGCATCAGCGCGCCAGGGGTTTTACTGGTGGGAGTATGACGTGACCTACTACCTGCTGCGGATGATGGCGGCCGTCGGTCTGATCTGGGACATCCGGCCGGTCCCGGAACGGGTCCTTGAGCAGGGAAGAAACGGGCGCCGAGGACAAGGCGACGCGAGCCAATCAGCAGGGGACCAAGCGCCCGGCATTGCGGCCAACCACACCGATTCATGA
- a CDS encoding cyclopropane-fatty-acyl-phospholipid synthase family protein, producing MTSTKTRLQPDSRSFTTQWLRQQLFKRFSMLEQGQVTLVEGNNEYQFGDEQAPPELCARVIVLDPKMYRFIAFGGTVGAGESYMEGHWEAEDLTAVIRVFVRNKDTMNQLQRGLARLSAPVLQWLHKRNRNTRDGSARNIAAHYDLGNDFFALFLDRNMMYSSAVYRDPQETLETASDHKLDRICRKLELKPGDNVLEIGTGWGGFAIFAASHYGCHVTTTTISQEQHDQAKRRIEDAGLTDRITLLKKDYRDLDGQFDKLVSIEMIEAVGHHYLDTYIQQCAALLKPDGMFLLQAITIQDQLYDQAIGGVDFIQRYIFPGSFIPSINAICSAVARVSDLRLFHLEDIGPSYALTLREWRRRFLSRLDEVRQQGYPETFIRMWEYYLCYCEGGFLERSIGNAQMLLTKPGSRRESLVPAL from the coding sequence ATGACCAGCACGAAAACCCGCCTTCAACCAGACTCCAGATCTTTCACGACCCAGTGGCTGCGCCAGCAGCTGTTCAAGCGGTTTTCTATGCTCGAGCAAGGTCAGGTCACGCTGGTTGAGGGTAACAACGAATACCAGTTTGGCGACGAGCAGGCCCCGCCGGAGCTCTGTGCCCGGGTGATTGTCCTCGACCCAAAGATGTACCGTTTTATCGCCTTTGGCGGCACGGTTGGCGCGGGGGAGTCCTATATGGAAGGACACTGGGAGGCCGAGGATCTGACCGCCGTCATCCGGGTATTTGTGCGCAACAAAGATACGATGAATCAGCTGCAGCGTGGCCTGGCTCGGCTGAGTGCGCCGGTACTGCAGTGGCTCCATAAACGCAACCGAAATACGCGAGACGGCAGTGCCCGTAACATCGCTGCGCACTACGACCTGGGCAACGATTTTTTTGCGCTGTTTCTAGACCGCAACATGATGTACTCGAGCGCGGTATACCGGGATCCGCAGGAAACGCTGGAGACGGCGTCCGATCACAAGCTCGATCGTATCTGCCGCAAGCTTGAGCTCAAGCCCGGCGATAACGTACTGGAGATCGGCACCGGCTGGGGCGGCTTCGCAATCTTTGCCGCCAGCCACTATGGCTGCCATGTGACCACCACCACCATTTCCCAGGAACAGCACGACCAGGCGAAGCGCCGCATCGAAGACGCCGGGCTCACCGATCGAATCACGCTGCTCAAGAAGGACTATCGCGACCTGGATGGACAGTTCGACAAGCTGGTCTCCATCGAGATGATCGAGGCGGTGGGACACCACTACCTCGATACCTACATCCAGCAGTGCGCGGCCCTGCTCAAACCCGACGGCATGTTTCTGCTCCAGGCCATCACCATTCAGGATCAGCTGTACGATCAGGCAATCGGCGGCGTCGATTTTATTCAGCGCTATATCTTTCCCGGCAGCTTTATCCCCTCGATCAACGCGATCTGCAGCGCGGTGGCCCGGGTGTCGGACCTGCGTTTGTTTCATCTGGAAGACATCGGACCCAGCTACGCCCTCACGCTGCGCGAGTGGCGGCGACGTTTCTTGAGTCGCCTGGATGAGGTCCGCCAGCAGGGCTATCCCGAAACCTTTATCCGCATGTGGGAATACTACCTGTGCTATTGCGAGGGTGGCTTTCTCGAACGCTCGATCGGCAACGCGCAGATGCTGCTCACTAAACCCGGCTCACGCCGCGAATCACTGGTACCGGCTCTATGA
- a CDS encoding FAD-dependent oxidoreductase — protein sequence MSRIAVIGAGVSGLVAARALDREGEVTVFEKADYPGGHTHTHTLELKGRTYRVDSGFIVCNAQNYPNFTAMLDELEVPLLDTEMSFSVSNAQSGLEYNPNSIPKLFCQRRNFVRPAFWRMLADIRRFYQAAPALLESDDPGPSTGEYLMTEGYSATFINDHLIPMASALWSAPPSQIMQFPMRYMVQFFHHHQMLKLKGRPQWRVVRGGSASYVEALIERLNASVELNCPVQEVRRKGAKVEIQTGNGSWQGDRVIFACHSDQALALLADPSDEERDVLGAIPYQSNDTVLHTDERLLPRRRPAWAAWNARVDSTASKSCTVTYNMNILQRLEAPVTFCVTLNQTDQIDPEKILARMQYQHPIYTRESVAAQAKAKALNGRSSTYYCGAWQGWGFHEDGVVSGLNAANTLRESLDA from the coding sequence ATGAGCCGCATCGCGGTGATTGGCGCCGGGGTTTCAGGCCTCGTGGCGGCCCGCGCGCTCGATCGTGAGGGTGAAGTTACGGTATTCGAGAAGGCCGACTATCCGGGCGGTCATACCCACACCCATACGCTGGAGCTAAAGGGGCGAACCTATCGCGTTGACTCCGGGTTCATCGTCTGCAACGCGCAGAACTATCCCAACTTCACCGCGATGCTCGACGAGCTAGAGGTGCCCTTGCTGGACACCGAAATGAGTTTCTCGGTCAGCAACGCCCAGAGTGGTCTCGAATACAACCCCAACTCTATCCCCAAACTGTTCTGTCAGAGGCGCAACTTCGTCCGGCCGGCTTTTTGGCGGATGCTAGCAGACATCCGTCGGTTTTATCAGGCGGCGCCAGCGCTGCTGGAGAGCGACGATCCGGGCCCCAGCACCGGCGAATATCTAATGACCGAAGGCTACAGCGCGACCTTTATCAACGATCATTTGATTCCGATGGCCTCGGCACTCTGGTCGGCCCCGCCGTCCCAGATCATGCAATTCCCCATGCGCTATATGGTGCAGTTTTTTCATCACCATCAGATGCTGAAGCTCAAGGGCCGGCCTCAGTGGCGCGTCGTTCGCGGCGGTTCTGCGAGCTACGTTGAGGCGCTGATCGAGCGGCTCAACGCATCGGTTGAGCTCAATTGCCCGGTGCAAGAGGTTCGTCGAAAGGGGGCCAAGGTCGAGATCCAAACGGGTAACGGCTCCTGGCAAGGCGACCGGGTGATCTTCGCCTGCCACAGCGATCAGGCGCTCGCGCTGCTGGCCGACCCCAGCGATGAGGAGCGGGACGTGCTCGGCGCCATTCCCTACCAGAGCAACGATACGGTCCTGCATACCGACGAGCGACTGCTGCCGCGTCGCCGGCCGGCCTGGGCCGCCTGGAATGCCCGGGTGGACAGCACCGCCAGCAAATCCTGCACCGTGACCTACAATATGAACATCCTTCAGCGGCTGGAAGCACCGGTGACTTTTTGCGTAACCCTGAACCAGACCGACCAGATCGACCCCGAGAAAATCCTGGCCCGCATGCAGTACCAGCATCCGATCTACACGCGGGAATCGGTGGCGGCGCAGGCCAAGGCCAAAGCGCTGAACGGGCGCAGCAGCACGTACTACTGCGGCGCCTGGCAGGGCTGGGGCTTTCATGAGGATGGCGTCGTCAGCGGCCTGAATGCCGCCAACACCCTGCGGGAGTCGCTGGATGCATAG
- a CDS encoding DUF1365 domain-containing protein produces MHSAIYRGFVRHRRYQPAAHSFRYQVFQIYLDLDEIDAVLGLSRWFSREAFNLGSFRRSDYLGREGDLKSCVQQRIAEEGLTPPAGPVRLLTHLRYVGHCFNPVSFYYCFEEDGETLNTIVAEITNTPWKERFQYVLPLGDATAGKADFSFAKQFHVSPFIGMKRHYRWRFTPPDRQHVIHMEVTDGTENEFDATMVLKQLPMTRSNLNRCLIRYPLMCGKVVSAIHWQALKLWLKRVPVHVHPKHAQDKTQHS; encoded by the coding sequence ATGCATAGCGCCATCTATCGGGGTTTTGTTCGGCATCGGCGCTACCAGCCGGCGGCGCACAGCTTCCGCTATCAGGTGTTCCAAATTTATCTGGATCTGGATGAGATCGACGCGGTGCTGGGACTGTCTCGCTGGTTTTCCCGGGAGGCCTTCAACCTGGGCAGTTTCCGCCGCAGCGACTACCTCGGCCGCGAGGGTGACCTGAAGTCCTGCGTGCAGCAGCGGATTGCGGAGGAGGGGCTCACACCGCCGGCGGGCCCGGTTCGGCTGCTGACCCATCTGCGTTACGTCGGGCATTGCTTCAACCCCGTGAGCTTTTACTACTGCTTCGAAGAGGACGGCGAAACGCTCAACACCATCGTCGCGGAGATCACCAACACGCCCTGGAAAGAACGCTTTCAGTACGTTCTGCCGCTGGGCGACGCCACGGCAGGCAAGGCGGATTTTTCCTTTGCCAAGCAGTTTCACGTCTCACCGTTTATCGGCATGAAGCGCCACTATCGGTGGCGGTTCACGCCGCCGGATCGGCAGCACGTCATTCACATGGAAGTGACGGACGGAACGGAAAATGAATTCGACGCCACGATGGTGCTAAAGCAGCTGCCGATGACCCGATCGAACCTGAACCGCTGCCTGATTCGTTATCCGCTGATGTGCGGCAAGGTCGTTTCGGCCATCCACTGGCAGGCCCTCAAGCTTTGGCTCAAGCGCGTTCCCGTCCACGTGCACCCGAAGCATGCCCAAGACAAGACACAGCACTCATGA